aattgttcacccaaaaaatgagcatttgctaaaaatgtgctcaccctcaaaccattcaagatgtagatgagtttgtttcttcatcaggtttggagaaatgtagcattacatcacttgctcagcaatggatcctctgcagtgaatgggtgccgtcagaatgagagtccaaacagctgataaaaacatcacaatcatccacaccactccagtccatcggTTAACaccttgtgaagtgaaaagttgtgtgtttgtaagaaacaaatccatcgtttagatgtttttaacttgaaACTATGTTTCTGGccgaaaaaaaacaaaaaatccaaTATTGTTCTtcctaatgtaaaaaaaaaagagaaaaaacagtaatcctgtttgaatcaggagagaaatctgcactgtttacaagccaaaaaagtccaaaaccactctaaacaaatatatggcTGGATtttgtgagagacaacaggagatggactttttcactggaggaatcgttattatagattatggactcgtattttagtcGGAAACGACAACTTAGTTAAGCAATAtcttgtttcttacaaacatgcagcttttttatttcatgttaactgatggactggagtggtgtggattactgtgatgtttttatcagctgtttggactctcattctgacggcacccattcactgcactAGTGAACAAGTgatttctacaaatctgatgaagaaacaaactcatctacatcttgaatggcctgagggtgagtcattttcagcaaattgtgTGAACTGTACCTTCAAACAGTTTCAGAGTATTGATACAAGAGTACGTTTATGTACCAAAGAGTCAAATAATGTTTCcatgtaaaaacaacaaaaaaagcacatttgtgAGTCTGTCAGGCCTGAAAAACAAGCACAACATGATGCTGCAGGgtctaaaacatttttcatttgaacAAGAGGAACTTGATTGTTACGTCGACAAtacaatttataattaaaaactgtatttatttagaaaataattcaaaataggAGCATTTTCAGATGATTGGACCCCACTGTACACAAAACACAACGaacactttatttcaacactCACATGAAAACAGTCTTGAAAACTCACCTAAACGTACACAGAGAACCATCGTACAACACATATCACAATTAAAACCGGTATTGCTGCTTATGAGTCATTAACTGTGCAAAGATCTACCAGTTTAATGACCTTGAGCTCAAACTACCATGTTGGTCTCTTACTGAATCATTATTCATTGAGTCCCGTCAGTTCATTTACGCATTTTAAACACCACAAGGTTAACATTCTTAGGATTAGGGCTGAGCAATATACAGTAGCTAACAAAATATTGGCTTTTGCTCTAAAATATGGTAAAAGGTTTCTTTTGTCAATCAGAAGAGCCATCATTTCACAGTCACTGAGAAGCAGGTTCAAAATACttcatgctgaaaaaaaaatacaatgaaaatctATAGAATTAGAGGAACAATgacatttaatgatttttataacTATGCACGTTATTTTAGtcttatttatatactattatacagtctatatatataatatacatatatatgtacagtcatggccaaaaatatcggcacccttggtaaatatgatcaaagaaggctgtgaaaatgaatctgcattgttaatccttttgagcttttatttaaaaaaattcacaaaaatctaacctttcattggttaataagaatttaaaatggggggaaatatcattatgaaataaatgtttttctctaatacacgttggacacaattaacggcacccttttattcaatacatttacatttacatttatgcatttaacagacgcttttatccaaagcgacttacattgcattcaagttacagtttttacattttatcagctcttgctttccctgggaatcgaacccatgatcttggcgttgctagcgccatgctctactatttgagctacaggaaaaaaaatactttttgaaacctccattcgccagtttaacagctctaaatgttctcctataatgcctgatgaggtcaGAGACACccgacaagagatcagagaccattccttcatccagaatcacttcagaccctttagattcacagctccgtgttgctgcttcttctcttcagttcactcatgttctacagggttcaggtcagaggactggaatggccagcagaagcttggttttgtgctcagtgacccatttttttgtgttgtttttgaggtttggattattgtacggttggaagatccaaacatggcccattataagatttctaacagagtcagtcacttattgattttttatctgttggtatttgatagaatccatgatgccatgcgtctaaacaagatgtccaggacctccagcagaaatataggcccacaacatcacaaatacagcagtatatttcattgtacacatggggtactttttatccctgtgttcaccaaacccatcttgagtgtttgctgctaaaaagctcatgttttagtttcatctgaccatagaagccagtcccatttgaagttccagtcgtgtctgataactgaatatgctggagtttgtttttggatcagcgaggagaatttttcttgaaaccctcccaaacaacatgtggtgatgtaggtgctgtttgacaatatttttttaaggttttctgaccctgagactcaactattttctgcaattctccagctgtggtccttggagagtctttagccgctcaaactctcctcctcaccgtgcattaggacgatatagacacacgtcctcttccaggcagtttcctaacattttatgttgattggaaattcttaattattgccctgatgctggaaatgggaattttcactgctctagctcttttcttaaagccacttcactaatttgtgaagctcaaatatcttttgctgcacatcagaaatatattctttggtttttctcattgtgatggatgattaagggaatttgggctttgttttccctcctatttatatttctgtgaaacaggaagccatggctggataatttcatgttcataatcaccctggagtgctcaaaattgtgaatatgaatggaaatatacttcagagatattttactcataagaatttctaggggtgccaataattgtgtccaacgtgtatttgagaaaaacattcatttcttaatgatatttccccccattttaaattcttatccaatgaaaggttagatttttgtgaatttttaaaatgaaagatcaaaaggattaacaatgcagattaattttcacagctgcctttgatcatatttaccaagggtgctgatatttttggccatgactgtataataaatatacacagtacacacacatataatatgtaaacataaacttttattttgaatgtgattaatctTTTTGCAGCCCAATTtcaaagtaaataattttttaagtgTAGTAAAATGAAGACGAATAAAAAGTGCATAAAATCATGTTGCTTGCTTTCGATATATCGCTCAGCCCTAGTTAGCACATTTTATTATCGCACCCATTACAGGTCCAAGACAAGAATCTCAGTCGCTGCTGAGCGatgtacaaaaaacaaaacaaaacataaaacagcgAAGTCTGTCAAGCATCAGGTGAAGAAATCTTTCGAAATGGCCTCTACGAAATTTGGTGCCGACATCAGGATCCCGATGGTACAGAGGATGGTGAAAATGGAGAACGCCATTAAACACAAGCGATCGATCACCGCCGCCGCGAACTTCCACTCGTTACACACGTTCTCATCCTCGTCCTGGTTGCGAAACCTTTTAGCGATGTATCGCACCTCCTCCAGAATTTTAGCCAGTTCCAATTCCAAAGCCCCGCCCACAATGCCACCATTGACCCGCCCCCCGATTCCAGCCCCGCCCCCGAGCGAGGGCATGGTCGACCCCGGCAACAGCACGTCTTCCTCGGTGGAGGCCATGATTCGTCCGCAGAGGATGCTGTGCGAATCGTGGGAAGATGAGTAGTGGACTCCCTCCATGCCTCTGAAGCCGATGTACAGCATGTTGCTGGGCTGCAGCGCCCCCTGGCTGACGGAGAGATCCACGCTGGACACGCTCCCGCGCCGAGGCGGTTTGTTGTGGCAGGCCAGACGGATGCGCTCCTCGCCGGGCCGCCGCATGCGCAGGAACCAGGCGCACCAGTTCAGGAGGAGAACGCGGGTCTGGACGACAAAACACAACCATGCACAGTGGCCCCAACAGAGTATTTGAACACTTAATGCacagttaaaaatatattaattatgtatgaaataaaaataactgaataaataaatgctttggaAATATAAAGCTTTTTgtatctaaaattaaaaatacacaaaggatttaaaatataaatatattattaatttaattttaaaaataaatactcattatcgttaaaattaaaacaaacaaataaataaattacatttacaaataaataaataaattaatgaataaataaaataaataaatgctttgatAAGCTTTTgtatcaaaaattaaaaatacacccagaatgaaaaatataaatattattcatgtaataaaactaaatactcattatcattaaaaatgaaaacaaagaaataaataaatgcttgcttgctttgataatgtaaagcttctgtatgaaaaattatgaaaaacagGAAATGCTAAGGAAATGTGAAGCTTTTgcagcaaaaatgtaaaatacatacataattaataatatacatataaatgtacgaaataaaaacaaaataaataaaaaataaagcttcaACAAATGTGAAGCTTTTGcagcaaaaattaaaaatacataataatttaaaatatattcataaatgtatgaaataaatacagaataataagtaaaaagcaaaacaagcaaaaaataaataataacaataaataaataaataaccaaccTATGCACCCATCCATGCAAAGACTGTATGTAATGATTAGTTTGTTTGAACGTAGTCctgcaataaataaaaagtgaaacaacgaaataaaaaataaaattagaaataaaaaataataacaaagggatgggatgaataaataattaaatgatggtggacaaacaaataaatagataaataaatatctgaTGCACCCATCCATACAAATAGTACAAAGACTACTGTATTGTATGATTAGATTGTTTACACTCAGTGCTGAGCACTTAATGATGTATTTGCATAACTCAGAGAAGCGTAAAGAGATTCGCTGAGTCAATACGACTGAATCAATGCCGGCTCATCATAATGCTGTTGGCTTTTCCGCAGGCGTTCGCTGCTTCCTCCTAATTGGTGCGGGAATATTTATCGTAATTCTAGACGAGGCATGAAACGTCtttttcaagcaaaaatgagaattaatttttcatgttgGCTGTGTTAAGCTTGTGCCTAGAAGACAAATTTGTTGTTTGGACAAAGTTTGTTTGAAAAGAGCCAAAGTGGCTTGTCTCAAGCATTTAGTCTAAAGCTGTTGTCCACAGTCCACTCCGATTCACGTCACGCGCCGAGAGACGCTCGCAAAGACACGCTGACCTTCAGCTCTTTACTGTGAAAGTACAGAGTCAGAGAcctaatatataaatactaattcaataaaaaaaatggagcAAACAAATAAACGCACTGGTAATGTAAATCTTTTGTGGCAAACTTAAAAACTGCacacacaattaaaaataaattaataatgtatgaaataaaagcaaaatgtgataaataaaacttgtgtagcaaaaataaatccatgtgcaatttaaaatatattaataatatatgaaataaaaaatgaaataaacaattaaacaaataagtaaatgtgtgctggtagcaaaaattaataaacacaaaaatattttaataatgtatatttcATACCTTATGCAGGAtaacaaaatactaaataaaaagctaaataaacaaacaaatgttacCTTCTGTAGCAAAGCtttaaaatacacacaatatGAATCACTAAACATTAATAGTTTTtaacactaaaaataaacaaatagatAAAAACTCCATATGCATGGTTTGGTGATGTAAAACATTTGTAGACATAAAGCTTCTTCAGGAATGTCCCAGATGGAGATGTTTGTCTTACCCATCGCGGCATCTTTCCTCCGTCTGGATCATGATAGTGATACTGCAGCACCAGGACTGTAGCGATGACCGACAGACCCACAATCACCATAGTGGTGGCAAAATACTGcgctgaaacacacacacacacacacacacacacacacacagtctggtcagctatccttgtagggactctccataggcgtaatgctttttctactgtacagaccgtatattctattgccctacaccaaccctacacctaaacctaccccttacaggaaactacaggcatttttagattttcaaaaaacttcattctgagtgatttattagcttgtttacccgtggggacctcaatttaggtccccacaatgacacgagtccccatgagtctgtgtgtattcaggtttaagtccccacctgaatagaaaaacaggtacacacacacacacacacacacacgtatctCCTGAAAGGGCTTCTTTACACAAATTGAATCCACAGAAATCTCTGCGTGTAGATGCAGTATTCATGAGATCTTCAGCGATGTGTGAGAACAGCTACTGTAGCATTACAAACCACCAGGCTTCAGTAAACACAATCTAATAAGATCCTGAATCCACCTCAATCACTTTAAGTCATTTATTATAAAGTCATTTATCATATTAGTTGGATAAAATgtatatgattttatatataaaaatacacatttaatataatatttttatttatatttactatttactagtgctgtcaaacgattaatcgcgattagtcgcatacaaaataaaggtttttgtttacataatatatgtgtgtgttctgtgtttttatgatgtatatataaatacacacacatacagtatatatttggaaaatatttacatgtatttacatgtctatatttatattcatataatttatattataaataaatatatttaatatataaaaaataacattttctgaaatatatacatgcacatgtgcgtatttacatatacataataaatatacacagcacacacacatattttatgtaaacaaaaacttttattttggatgtgattaattacgattaatcgtttgacagcactactattTAACTTTAGTTTGCAATTTTTTCTGCCCTGTtgatgtttacatttatgtatttagtagatgcttttatcaaaagtgacttgcaaattaagaaaattcATATCAAATATCAAACTTGGGACTGCTCTGAATACACTTCAAAACcccattttattttgtttgatttcataattttatagcaaaataaataaataaaatctaaatgaaatgaaatgaaattacatttaaaaattatacaaaattataaaaaaaaatacattgaataACATTATATCtctatttactatttatttagtttGCAATTTTTGCTggtatcatttacatttatattaacgTATTTCagacacttttgaaaaaagtgaCAATtcttatttcaaatatcaaaattcaaaactgaatttttaaattttaaattcttgtttaattagtttgattttataacaataaacattaaaataaacaaaattaaatgaaataaaatgtaattaaaattatataaaattttaaaatatacatttaataaatttctaattttatttactatttacttcAGTTAGTTTGCAATTTTTgctgttatcatttacattagatttacatttatgcatttagcagatgcttttatccaaagtcaTTTATAGAGGAAAATTCATATTCAGGACTGCTCTGAATAgtttaaaacattcatttgtttgatgtcattattttatatagcaataaacattaaaataaataaataaataaataaatgaaatgaaatgtaattaaaattatataaaatgtatttaaattggactataaagtaaaataaatacaataaaaatacagagaaattAGTGACCCTGTTGCAGATGTAGAATAAATTCAGCTGTCACTAAATAAGAGTAACcaacatttaatgtatttaaaattagGAACTTTTTATGTAgtgttaattttaaataaagtttaaatttaaatttaagttattAAATAGAAGCTCTCACTATGAAAAAGCTCTTTCCTCTGACATTATTCAATGGGGTTTCCTCTGTAATGGTCCGTTTGGGAACAGACAAATAACACACTCAGGCATCAGGATGAGACTCCATCGAGCCGTTTCAGGGTGAGCGATCGCCCTCGTTTCTAAGCGGCCCATTTCTGGATGATACATAACCATGAATGTGATGAATGCAGTTTGCTGCATCTCGGTTTTCAGGGTCTCTAAAGCAGCCGCCGTCATTTCTCTCCATCTGTGTCACTCATTCCCATCTGTTTAAGCCCACACACACCCCATTGCTGTGATTGACAGCTGCACTTACCAATCAGAGGCACTGAATCAGAGGTGGCAGGCATGATCTCGGCCACCAGCAGCATGAAGACGGTTAGCGACAGCAACACAGTGATTCCTGTCaggaaacaacaacaaaaacagcttaGCTGCGTTTGATGCCACTGTGTGGGACTGCAAAATcaattatatgtgaccctggaccacaaaaccagtcataagggtcaattttttgaaactgagatttatacatcatctgaattctgaataaataagcttccattgatgtatggtttgttaggatatgacaatatttggcttagatacaactatttggcaatctggaatctgagggtgcaaaaaaatctaaatattgagaaaatcgcctttaaagttgtccaaatgaagttcttaacaatgcatactactaataaaaaaattaagttttgatatatttatggtaggaaatttacaaaatatcttcatggaacatgatctttacttaatatcctaatgattttggcataaaagagaactatatttatatatttagggAACTATAGACCGGTTTCCCTTCTacctttcattgcaaaaacacctgaacgagttgtgttcaaccaagtctctgcctttctcacacagaacaacctcctggacagcaaccaatctggcttcagaagtggacattcgACTGaaactgccttgctctcagttgttgaagccctaagacttgCAAGAGCGGCTTCCAAATCTTCATTACTTATCTTGATGGATCTGCCCGCTGCTTTTGATACGgtcaaccaccagatcctcctgtcaaccctttCTCAATGagaaagggcatctcaggaaccacactccagtggtttgagtcttacctctcaaggtatcttggagaggtgaggtatctaagtcgcaacatctaactactggggtgcctcagggctcagttcttggaccacttctcttctctgtctacatggcatcactaggctctgtcattcagaaacatggcttttcatgtcactgctatgctgatgacactcaactcaacctctcattccatcctgatgatccgatgatagctgctcgcatctcagcatgtctaacagacatttcttgctggatgaaggaccatcaccttcagctcaacctagCTAAGACAAAACTGCTTGTAGTTTCAgcaaacccatcacttcatcacaagttcaccttccagttaggcacatcaaccataactccttcaaaaacagccagaaaccttggagttgtgattgataAGCTGAATTTCtaagaccacattgctaaaactgccggtcctgcagatttgctttatacaatattaggaagatcaggtcctttctttcggaacatgcaacacaacaccttgttcaggctcttgttctgtccagacttaactattgcaatgctctcttggcaggtccagccaattccatcaaacctctacaattaattcaaaatgccgctgcaagattaatttttaatgagccgaaaagaacgcacgtcacacctctgttcatcagTTTGCAccggctaccaatagctgctcgcataaaattcaaggcattaatgtttgcctacaaattcacctctggctctgcacccctttacctaaattcagtacttcagacctatgtgcctctagaagcttacgttctgcaagtgaacgacgcattattgtgccatcccaaagaggcacaaaatcactttcacagactttttcattaactgttccctcctgaaATTTGAAGaagttcaaatttcattggacaataatgtGAAGTAGAGCGGTTATTTTccgttcttattcataaatcggtTGAAAATTACATGGACAGACAAACTTATTTGTGGAGCGATCTGGATCtgcggtttgtctcattttataaatcaaattacatcgcTAGGGAAAATGTATGctaaatgactacaaaagcacTGCACAGTTCACAATAATGGTTATCAGTAGGCTATTCAATTCACTTAGATTTATGCATGATATACACCGTTTACCATTTCatgaaactatcatagttaTTTAAGCTCACGTGCTACCTACAGGcctattatgtgaagtgtaggctggtgaaatggtgacatgaaaggactttattacattaccatttttgataattatgcagcattatgaaagtgtcttatgctcataaAGCctgcattaataaaaaaaactgtatatagcctaatattgtgaaatattgatacaatttaaaagaatgtttttctattttaatatacatttatactattttaataaaatatcatttatttctgtgattcaaagctgaattttcagcattattactccattCTGCAatgcatggtccttcagaaatcattctaatatgctgatttattatcagtgttgaaaacagttgtgctgcttaattctttttatttttattttatttatttattggaacttgtgatacttttttggggttcattgataaataaaaagttaaaaagaacataatttattcaaaatagagatgtttctaacaatatcaatctttactatctacaatttaacaaatccttgctgactaaaaactaatttcttaaaaaaaaaaaaaaaaatactgacctcaagcttttgaatggtagtgtatattgttccaaaagttatattttaaataaatgctattcttatttaactttttattcatcaaagaatcctgaaaaaaagtatcacaggttttcaacattgctaataaagtaaataaagtaaattaataaagcatattaaaattttgatcaaataaatgcaggcttgatgactataagtgacttcttgcaaaaatataaaatagtcaaTCTTTTGACCTACTGtataattttttcccctcatattgccctcttttttttttttacatttgagcccctgcccctgaggaactctctgcacgtccctgatgactgcttttgtggtcagggtcacatatatgaatgCATCTACTTAATATTACACTTCACATTGTGCCTAAACAAcacttttaaatagtaaaattacAGTATTGCTTTAAAATAATCCAGAGACAAACATCAGCATGGATCATAAAAGTTTTCTGCTGAGGAAATGAGATTGCTCGAGTTATGGCTGGATTCTGTGCAAGGGTGTAGAATATAGTAGAGAGGCTCTGCCAAAACCCAGTGACTACTAGATTGTCCCTAGCAATAAGGGATCAAAccattaaatatatgtatatgtaaccaTTGTTGTTGTAATTTCGGCTGCATTTGAAATAGATCATACAATTGATATTAACTGAAGCTAAAGGAAATACACTAGAAAACCTAGAAAAATATAGTGAATTAAACTACAAACTCGATCATAATGCACAATGTTTCCATCTAACATATTTTTGAGCTGCAGGCCATCATATTAATGGAGTGTTTCACTAGTTAGCAGTAAACCTATTACCTCGAATATGTTCGTAGATTTGTGTTGGATGTTATCTTTGGAAtggaaaaatgtatattttatttgtaaacatcatactttttctcttatttcagttaatgtcatAAAACTAGAGAGCTAAGCCAGTAGTAGTACTGACAG
This genomic stretch from Onychostoma macrolepis isolate SWU-2019 chromosome 25, ASM1243209v1, whole genome shotgun sequence harbors:
- the LOC131533880 gene encoding neuronal acetylcholine receptor subunit alpha-7 isoform X2, yielding MRNYNPLERPVYNDSHSLTVHFSFSLMQIMDVDEKNQVLTTNIWLQLYWSDYYLQWNTSDYPGVNTVRFPDSLIWRPDILLYNSADERFDAAFHTNVLVNSSGYCQYLPPGIFKSTCYIDVRWFPFDVQRCDLKFGSWTYGGWSLDLQMMEADITGYIANGEWDLVEVPGRRNEKFYDCCKEPYPDVTFTVVMRRRTLYYGLNLLIPCVLISTLALLVFLLPADSGEKISLGITVLLSLTVFMLLVAEIMPATSDSVPLIAQYFATTMVIVGLSVIATVLVLQYHYHDPDGGKMPRWTRVLLLNWCAWFLRMRRPGEERIRLACHNKPPRRGSVSSVDLSVSQGALQPSNMLYIGFRGMEGVHYSSSHDSHSILCGRIMASTEEDVLLPGSTMPSLGGGAGIGGRVNGGIVGGALELELAKILEEVRYIAKRFRNQDEDENVCNEWKFAAAVIDRLCLMAFSIFTILCTIGILMSAPNFVEAISKDFFT